A stretch of the Kroppenstedtia eburnea genome encodes the following:
- a CDS encoding sigma-54 interaction domain-containing protein, with the protein MKLQQQISLLSLASPWKKTLDPADMERVPKDATLSDLDESALGKDLALQDREGGVVGWIPARKVTQVLWRQWKICHAYYETLLETVDDAITAVDENGKIVSWNHRSEAIFEYPRDEIMGKPITDFFEQDALEVMSVLTEGKGGKGVFRKYHQPSPHVYSLINALPVVMNQRVIGGISVERDITDVVRLNNELSTTTAYIRDLEKQFDEQKAEDPFHKIKGRSEAIRHAVNLAGKVASTEASVLITGESGVGKELFASAIHKAGPRAEGPFIDINCGAIPTPLFESELFGYERGAFTGANKEGKKGKLDAAEGGTLFLDEIGEMPLDLQVKLLRVLQEKRFYRVGGTEPIPLDVRIIAATNRDLEEMIEAGRFREDLYYRLHVVSIRIPPLRERMEDIPELIQLCLNEFSRKYSKPVPELDPEVMYRFINHDWPGNVRQLRNLIERIMILTDGETIRPHHLPSNFTKVEESRVTNPSSLHPPVGDSEEMRIRNALTTTYGNKSAAAKLLGISRATLYNKMRKYHL; encoded by the coding sequence ATGAAATTGCAACAACAAATTTCTCTGCTTTCATTGGCATCACCTTGGAAGAAAACTTTGGATCCGGCTGACATGGAGAGGGTTCCAAAGGATGCAACGCTGTCCGACCTGGATGAATCGGCTCTGGGCAAGGACCTGGCATTGCAGGATCGGGAGGGAGGAGTTGTCGGATGGATTCCCGCCCGGAAGGTGACACAAGTCTTGTGGCGACAGTGGAAAATCTGTCACGCCTACTATGAAACGCTGCTGGAGACGGTCGATGATGCGATCACCGCCGTGGACGAAAATGGAAAGATCGTTTCCTGGAATCATCGATCGGAAGCGATCTTTGAATACCCCCGGGATGAAATCATGGGCAAGCCGATCACCGATTTTTTTGAGCAGGATGCCCTTGAAGTGATGTCGGTGCTGACGGAAGGGAAAGGGGGCAAAGGGGTCTTCCGCAAGTACCATCAGCCCAGCCCCCATGTATATTCGCTGATCAATGCATTGCCGGTGGTGATGAACCAGCGGGTGATCGGCGGGATTTCCGTGGAGAGGGATATCACTGATGTGGTCAGGCTGAATAATGAATTGTCCACGACGACTGCCTATATCCGGGATTTGGAAAAGCAGTTCGATGAACAGAAGGCGGAGGATCCTTTTCATAAAATCAAGGGAAGGAGCGAAGCGATTCGTCACGCTGTAAACCTGGCCGGAAAAGTGGCATCGACGGAGGCTTCGGTTTTGATCACCGGGGAAAGCGGTGTCGGCAAGGAATTATTTGCAAGCGCCATCCATAAGGCCGGTCCCCGGGCGGAGGGCCCATTCATCGATATCAATTGCGGTGCCATCCCCACCCCTCTCTTTGAAAGCGAACTGTTCGGTTATGAGCGGGGGGCGTTCACCGGGGCGAACAAGGAGGGGAAGAAGGGAAAGTTGGATGCCGCCGAGGGAGGAACCCTGTTCTTGGATGAGATCGGGGAGATGCCCTTGGATCTGCAGGTAAAGCTGTTGCGGGTTTTACAGGAAAAGCGATTTTATCGGGTCGGCGGCACCGAACCGATCCCCTTGGATGTCCGGATCATCGCCGCCACCAATCGGGATCTGGAGGAGATGATCGAGGCGGGGCGGTTCAGAGAAGACCTGTATTATCGGCTCCATGTGGTCTCCATCCGCATCCCCCCCCTGCGCGAACGAATGGAAGATATTCCGGAGTTGATCCAGCTCTGTCTGAACGAGTTTTCCCGCAAATATTCCAAGCCGGTTCCCGAGCTCGACCCGGAGGTGATGTATCGTTTTATCAACCATGACTGGCCCGGGAATGTGAGGCAATTGCGCAACCTGATTGAACGGATCATGATCCTGACCGATGGGGAGACGATCCGGCCCCATCACTTGCCGAGCAACTTCACGAAAGTGGAAGAAAGCAGAGTCACAAACCCATCCTCCCTCCATCCCCCCGTCGGCGACAGCGAAGAGATGAGGATCCGGAATGCTTTGACCACCACCTACGGCAATAAATCCGCCGCCGCCAAACTGCTCGGCATCTCCAGAGCCACACTGTATAATAAAATGCGGAAGTACCATCTGTGA
- a CDS encoding fructosamine kinase family protein, with product MLTPPLKSAVESALHAYGDPGPLQPSRPVSGGEIGQSFRLETPAGRYFFKFQTEAPAGFFTAERDGLETLARNSRSLRIPKVIAHEGPEKTGIGWILMEWIEPGPTRPDHEIAEALGRGVAELHQHTSTAFGLEQDNFIGLLSQPNPRRERWVDFYRDCRLLPQIGIADRGDRLPPRRNRLLIRLLDRLDDWLGDSAISPSLLHGDLWGGNWMVGPGGTPCLIDPAIYYGHREVDLAFTELFGGFPDRFYGAYREAFPLESEYQDRKPLYQLYYLLVHLNHFGESYGSSVDRILKRYAG from the coding sequence ATGCTCACTCCTCCCCTCAAGTCAGCGGTGGAATCAGCACTGCACGCATACGGGGATCCCGGTCCTCTGCAACCGTCCCGCCCCGTCTCCGGCGGGGAAATCGGCCAGTCCTTCCGTCTGGAGACCCCGGCGGGTCGATATTTTTTTAAATTCCAAACCGAGGCTCCCGCCGGTTTTTTCACCGCCGAGCGGGACGGACTGGAGACATTGGCCCGGAACAGTCGGTCTCTGCGAATCCCGAAAGTGATCGCACACGAAGGACCGGAAAAAACAGGGATTGGCTGGATCCTGATGGAATGGATCGAACCGGGTCCGACCCGGCCCGATCATGAAATTGCGGAAGCCCTGGGTCGGGGCGTGGCGGAGCTCCACCAACATACCTCCACCGCCTTCGGTCTGGAACAGGATAACTTCATCGGTCTCCTGTCCCAACCCAATCCCCGGAGAGAAAGGTGGGTCGACTTTTACCGGGACTGCCGCCTGCTGCCCCAAATCGGGATCGCCGACAGAGGAGACCGACTTCCTCCCCGTCGGAACCGTCTGTTGATCCGGTTGCTGGATCGGCTGGATGACTGGCTGGGAGACTCCGCCATCTCCCCCTCCCTCCTCCACGGTGACTTGTGGGGGGGCAACTGGATGGTCGGACCCGGTGGCACTCCTTGTCTGATCGACCCGGCGATCTATTATGGACATCGGGAAGTGGACCTGGCCTTCACCGAACTTTTCGGCGGCTTCCCGGACCGCTTTTATGGTGCGTACCGGGAAGCCTTCCCCCTGGAATCCGAATATCAAGACCGAAAACCTCTCTACCAACTCTACTACCTCCTCGTCCACCTCAACCATTTCGGGGAATCCTACGGCTCCTCGGTGGACCGGATCCTCAAGCGGTATGCCGGATAA
- a CDS encoding low molecular weight protein-tyrosine-phosphatase yields the protein MVSVLFVCLGNICRSPMAEAVLRHQLREEGLEERVRVDSAGTGDWHAGEAPHRGTRTLLADRGISFAGIRARQIEKQDLEDFDYVIVMDHSNYLDVKNLAGREAELHRFVDFIPDTEYKEVPDPYFTGDFEETYRLVEAGCQGIIRTLREKEEL from the coding sequence TTGGTATCCGTTCTGTTCGTCTGCTTGGGAAACATCTGTCGTTCTCCCATGGCTGAAGCGGTGCTGCGACACCAACTTCGTGAGGAGGGTTTGGAGGAGAGAGTGCGGGTCGATTCCGCCGGAACCGGTGACTGGCACGCCGGCGAAGCTCCCCACCGGGGAACCCGCACCCTCCTCGCCGATCGCGGAATTTCCTTTGCGGGAATCCGGGCCCGACAAATCGAAAAGCAGGACCTGGAAGACTTTGATTATGTCATCGTGATGGATCACAGCAACTACCTGGATGTGAAGAATCTGGCAGGCCGTGAAGCTGAACTCCACCGGTTTGTCGACTTCATCCCCGACACAGAGTATAAAGAAGTCCCCGATCCCTATTTCACCGGGGATTTTGAAGAAACCTACCGCCTGGTGGAGGCGGGTTGCCAAGGGATCATCCGGACCCTCAGAGAGAAGGAAGAACTCTGA
- a CDS encoding ACT domain-containing protein, giving the protein MSPKDETYYLIRSDMLPEAIQKTVKAKAMLASGEAQTVQDAVDEVGMSRSSFYKYKDGVYPFNALMKEKIVTVSLTLEHRAGVLSGILAYLATHRGNVLTIHQTIPLQGIAGVTMSLDTAQVMISLTELIDGMKEMDGVVRATLVGRGE; this is encoded by the coding sequence ATGAGTCCAAAGGATGAGACTTACTATCTGATCCGTTCCGACATGTTGCCGGAGGCGATTCAGAAGACAGTGAAAGCCAAAGCGATGCTCGCCTCGGGAGAGGCACAGACGGTACAGGATGCAGTGGATGAAGTGGGGATGAGCCGCAGTTCTTTTTACAAATACAAGGACGGGGTGTACCCCTTCAATGCCCTGATGAAAGAGAAGATCGTCACCGTCTCTCTGACACTGGAGCATCGCGCAGGAGTATTGTCCGGCATTTTGGCCTATCTGGCGACGCACAGAGGGAATGTGCTGACGATTCACCAGACGATTCCCCTGCAGGGGATCGCAGGGGTTACCATGTCTCTCGACACGGCGCAGGTGATGATCAGTTTGACAGAGTTGATCGACGGGATGAAGGAGATGGACGGGGTGGTTCGGGCGACCCTCGTGGGTCGGGGAGAATAA
- a CDS encoding homoserine dehydrogenase, with the protein MGQEPIRVGLMGLGTVGSGVVRLVKNHQEDLLQRAGRGISIEKILVRDKRKERSVQVDPALLTDRPEEILHDEGIDLVVEVMGGIEPAYTCIREALEGGKHVVTANKDLMALHGTELLSIAGDKGCDLFYEASVAGGIPILRALTEGLSSDRISAIMGIVNGTTNYILTEMTRKGTPFADALANAQDLGYAEADPTADVEGLDAARKMVILANLGFHTHLSLEEVPVRGIRDVTTEDIRFAGQLGYVLKLIGIAKRDAGRVEVSVQPALLSGEHPLASVDGVFNAVYVHGEAVGETMFYGPGAGEMPTATAVVSDLVTVVKNMGLGINGRGIVAPYCEKRWKSPREIFAKHFLRLRLADEAGVMAALTGIFAEAAVSLEKVLQVPVSQGGEAEIVLVTHTASEHQLEAVLRRLDEMPAVRRLMSHYRVEGGDR; encoded by the coding sequence ATGGGACAAGAACCGATACGGGTGGGTCTGATGGGTCTTGGCACCGTGGGCTCCGGTGTGGTCCGTCTGGTGAAAAATCATCAGGAGGACCTGTTGCAACGGGCGGGACGCGGGATATCCATCGAGAAGATTCTGGTGAGAGACAAGAGGAAAGAGCGATCCGTCCAGGTGGATCCCGCCTTGTTGACGGACCGGCCGGAGGAGATTCTCCATGATGAGGGGATCGATCTGGTGGTGGAGGTGATGGGCGGGATCGAACCCGCTTACACCTGTATCCGGGAGGCTTTGGAAGGGGGGAAACACGTGGTCACCGCCAACAAGGATCTGATGGCCCTGCATGGGACGGAGCTGCTGTCCATCGCCGGTGACAAGGGGTGTGACCTCTTTTACGAAGCCAGCGTGGCGGGAGGAATCCCCATTTTGCGGGCTTTGACAGAAGGGCTTTCCTCGGATCGAATCTCGGCGATCATGGGGATCGTCAACGGGACCACCAACTATATCCTGACGGAGATGACCCGGAAAGGCACTCCCTTTGCCGACGCTCTCGCCAACGCCCAGGACCTGGGTTACGCCGAAGCGGATCCCACCGCTGATGTGGAAGGGTTGGATGCAGCCCGAAAGATGGTGATTCTGGCCAATCTGGGCTTCCATACCCACCTCTCCTTGGAGGAAGTGCCGGTACGGGGGATCCGTGATGTAACCACGGAGGATATCCGGTTTGCCGGACAGCTGGGTTATGTGCTCAAGTTGATCGGGATCGCCAAGCGGGATGCGGGGAGGGTGGAGGTGAGTGTGCAACCGGCACTGTTGTCCGGGGAACATCCTCTGGCATCGGTGGACGGGGTATTCAATGCGGTTTACGTCCATGGGGAAGCGGTGGGAGAGACGATGTTCTACGGTCCGGGGGCCGGGGAGATGCCCACTGCCACCGCCGTGGTCTCCGATCTGGTGACGGTGGTGAAAAATATGGGGCTTGGGATCAACGGCAGGGGAATCGTGGCCCCTTATTGTGAGAAACGGTGGAAGAGTCCGCGGGAGATTTTCGCCAAACATTTTCTCCGCCTCCGTTTGGCGGATGAGGCAGGTGTGATGGCCGCACTGACGGGCATCTTTGCCGAAGCGGCGGTCAGCCTGGAGAAGGTGTTGCAGGTGCCTGTCAGCCAGGGAGGGGAGGCGGAGATCGTCCTGGTCACGCACACGGCCAGTGAACATCAATTGGAGGCGGTCCTCCGCCGGCTGGATGAGATGCCGGCAGTCCGCCGGCTGATGAGCCACTATCGGGTGGAAGGGGGAGATCGATGA